The proteins below are encoded in one region of uncultured Eubacteriales bacterium:
- a CDS encoding conserved hypothetical protein (Evidence 4 : Homologs of previously reported genes of unknown function): protein MSIAIGTKGRADALVMEENTAAAVGSGSLSVFATPSLAALMERAAVEALAPYLAEGESSVGTSLSIAHDAATPVGMTVWAEAEVTTVDRRKISFTVRAFDSAGQIGSGTHERFLVDAAKFTAKAQSRKGT, encoded by the coding sequence GTGTCGATTGCAATAGGAACCAAAGGCCGGGCGGATGCTCTGGTTATGGAAGAAAATACTGCTGCCGCGGTCGGGTCGGGAAGCTTGAGCGTTTTTGCCACGCCCAGCTTGGCCGCCCTGATGGAGCGCGCCGCCGTGGAGGCCCTGGCCCCATACCTTGCCGAGGGAGAGAGCTCGGTGGGCACCAGCCTCTCTATCGCCCACGACGCCGCCACCCCGGTGGGTATGACCGTGTGGGCCGAGGCCGAGGTAACGACGGTGGACCGCCGTAAAATCAGCTTTACCGTCCGCGCCTTCGATAGCGCTGGGCAGATCGGCAGCGGAACCCACGAGCGTTTCCTCGTGGACGCCGCCAAATTCACTGCAAAAGCCCAGAGCAGAAAGGGAACCTGA
- a CDS encoding conserved hypothetical protein (Evidence 4 : Homologs of previously reported genes of unknown function), with the protein MSIELVREFFRPLGREGDILEFPVSSATVELAAQAVGCVPARIAKTLSFALDGGCVLVVCAGDAKIDNGKFKAQFHTKATMLLPEQVLDFTGHAVGGVCPFGVTREDVTAYLDVSLLRFETVYPAAGSSNSAIRLTCGELAELSGSAGWVDVCKNWAE; encoded by the coding sequence ATGTCAATCGAGCTTGTACGAGAGTTTTTCCGTCCTCTGGGCCGCGAAGGGGACATTCTGGAGTTTCCGGTCTCCAGCGCCACGGTGGAGCTGGCGGCTCAGGCCGTGGGGTGTGTGCCGGCGCGCATCGCCAAGACCCTCTCCTTTGCCTTGGACGGCGGGTGCGTCCTGGTGGTATGCGCCGGGGACGCGAAGATCGACAACGGGAAATTCAAGGCCCAGTTCCACACCAAGGCCACCATGTTGCTCCCTGAACAGGTATTGGACTTTACAGGCCATGCGGTGGGTGGCGTTTGCCCTTTCGGGGTTACGCGGGAGGACGTGACGGCCTATCTGGACGTCTCCCTCTTGCGGTTCGAAACTGTCTACCCCGCCGCCGGGTCTTCCAACTCCGCCATCCGCCTTACCTGCGGGGAACTGGCTGAGCTTTCCGGGAGCGCAGGGTGGGTGGACGTCTGCAAAAACTGGGCAGAATAA
- a CDS encoding conserved membrane hypothetical protein (Evidence 4 : Homologs of previously reported genes of unknown function): MKEFFRNMKVNYLVSSLLYIAFGMVILLWPAATGSVLCFAFGGILLLYGAISILSFFVHSSRLGSYRLELVLGVVAAAVGVLFLLNPEFVLSIFPVILGLYIIIDALLNLKRAIELRRMEYPRWWIALLLTLIAMGLGVLILMRPLFLSDFLFMVIGGVLIYNGLADLWAILMLGRVGKEFRKNHPIEVDPIDIE; the protein is encoded by the coding sequence ATGAAAGAATTTTTCCGAAATATGAAGGTAAACTACCTGGTCTCTTCCCTTCTGTACATTGCCTTTGGGATGGTAATCCTCCTCTGGCCCGCCGCCACAGGCAGCGTGCTCTGTTTCGCCTTCGGCGGCATTCTGCTGCTGTATGGAGCCATCAGCATCCTCAGCTTTTTCGTCCACTCCAGCCGCCTGGGGAGCTATCGGCTCGAGCTGGTTTTGGGCGTGGTTGCCGCTGCGGTGGGGGTTCTGTTCCTCCTTAACCCGGAGTTCGTGCTTTCCATCTTCCCCGTGATCCTGGGGCTTTATATCATCATTGACGCCCTACTCAACCTGAAACGGGCCATTGAACTGCGTCGGATGGAATACCCCCGCTGGTGGATCGCTCTCCTCCTGACCCTGATTGCCATGGGCCTGGGCGTGCTCATCCTTATGCGGCCCCTCTTCCTGTCCGACTTCCTCTTCATGGTCATCGGCGGAGTGCTGATTTACAACGGCCTTGCCGACCTGTGGGCCATCCTGATGCTGGGTCGGGTGGGAAAGGAATTTCGCAAAAATCATCCCATTGAGGTAGACCCCATCGATATTGAGTGA
- a CDS encoding Radical SAM-linked protein: protein MRNEHRLRFSKLGRARYISHLDLMGTFQRAFLRAGIDIKHTEGFNPHAFVSIPLPLSVGFGSECEVLDFQLVREIQLEEVPGRINAALPEGIVVQKCYEAERPAKALTYVNYIITLEYESGTPVGTAAAIQELFTRESLVVSKRSKKAKSGQVEVDLIPLIAKYTVEGRRDSVTVDAVLRAQNPGLNPELMVSAIRSQCPAAAPDFVSYYRKDVLDADFQPWE from the coding sequence ATGCGGAATGAACATAGACTACGCTTTTCTAAGCTGGGCCGGGCCCGGTATATCTCCCATCTGGATCTGATGGGCACCTTCCAGCGGGCCTTTCTCCGGGCGGGTATCGATATCAAGCATACCGAGGGATTCAATCCCCATGCCTTCGTCTCTATCCCCCTGCCCCTGTCTGTGGGCTTTGGCAGCGAGTGCGAGGTGCTGGACTTCCAACTGGTGAGGGAAATCCAGCTGGAAGAGGTACCAGGCCGCATAAACGCCGCCCTGCCCGAGGGGATCGTGGTGCAGAAATGCTACGAGGCTGAGAGGCCGGCGAAAGCGCTGACTTATGTAAACTATATCATTACCCTGGAGTACGAGAGCGGCACCCCTGTGGGAACTGCCGCTGCCATCCAAGAGCTTTTCACCCGGGAGAGTCTGGTAGTGTCCAAGCGATCGAAGAAGGCCAAGAGCGGGCAAGTGGAGGTGGATTTGATTCCTCTCATCGCCAAATACACCGTGGAGGGCCGCCGGGATAGCGTTACCGTGGACGCGGTGCTCCGCGCCCAGAACCCCGGCCTCAACCCGGAACTGATGGTGTCCGCCATCCGCAGCCAGTGTCCCGCCGCCGCCCCCGATTTTGTCTCTTACTACCGCAAGGACGTCTTGGACGCCGACTTCCAGCCCTGGGAATAA
- a CDS encoding Radical SAM domain protein, whose protein sequence is MDRSLERILPRVQKPARYTGGEYNAVVKDPRAVEVRYALCFPDTYEIGMSNLGMRILYGVMNDLPWCWCERAFAPWGDMEEELRREGILLYGLESGDPISDFDLIGFSLGYEMAYTNVLNMLDLAGLPVRAKERRGLSPIVVAGGTCAFNIEPLAPFVDVVSLGEGEEVSVELLELYRRAKVEEWSKEEFLAAAAQIPGIYVPSLYDVSYNEDGTVAAITPLEDVPPVVTKRIVQDFEHSYFPAKTIVPSTEIVHDRVTLEVFRGCIRGCRFCQAGYAYRPVRSRSPELLVQYGEESCRASGYQEMTLSSLSTSDYRYLEQLCDGLVSFCEPNGVNLSLPSLRADNFSMGLMHRLQRGKKSGLTFAPEAGTQRLRDAINKNVTEEDILNSCAVAFSGGWSAVKLYFMLGLPTETDEDVLGIADLVEKVYKTWRESTTEPKRGVRITVSTAFFVPKPHTAFQWEGQITMEEYQRRVKLLREHMTGRSIVYNWHDPDTSYLEAVFARGDRRLSDVIEAAWRKGAKFDSWSEYFDFRRWMDTFKECGIDPDFYAARLRGREEVLPWSTVTTGVRTDFLWREREECYKAVVTPDCRKQCTACGADKLLCPGGKCDAE, encoded by the coding sequence ATGGACCGGAGCTTAGAGCGCATCCTCCCACGGGTGCAGAAACCCGCCCGCTATACGGGCGGCGAATATAACGCGGTGGTCAAGGATCCCCGTGCGGTGGAGGTGCGCTACGCCCTCTGTTTCCCCGATACCTATGAGATTGGCATGTCCAACTTAGGTATGCGCATCCTGTACGGGGTGATGAACGATCTGCCCTGGTGCTGGTGTGAGCGGGCCTTTGCTCCGTGGGGGGACATGGAGGAGGAGTTGCGCCGTGAAGGGATTCTCCTTTACGGCCTTGAGAGCGGAGACCCTATCTCCGACTTCGACCTGATCGGGTTCTCCCTGGGCTATGAGATGGCGTACACCAACGTTCTCAATATGCTGGACTTGGCAGGTCTGCCCGTCCGGGCCAAGGAGCGCCGGGGCCTCAGCCCTATCGTTGTGGCAGGGGGGACTTGTGCCTTCAATATCGAGCCCCTGGCGCCCTTTGTGGACGTGGTCTCCCTGGGTGAGGGTGAGGAGGTATCGGTGGAGCTGCTGGAGCTTTACCGCAGGGCCAAGGTTGAGGAATGGAGTAAAGAGGAATTCCTTGCCGCCGCAGCCCAGATCCCCGGCATCTATGTGCCTTCCCTCTATGATGTGAGCTACAACGAGGATGGCACCGTCGCCGCCATTACGCCCCTGGAGGATGTGCCCCCGGTGGTTACAAAGCGCATCGTCCAGGACTTTGAGCACTCTTATTTTCCAGCCAAAACCATTGTTCCCTCTACCGAGATCGTCCATGACAGGGTGACTCTGGAGGTCTTCCGCGGCTGTATCCGTGGCTGCCGCTTCTGCCAGGCGGGATACGCCTACCGGCCCGTTCGCTCTCGCAGCCCGGAGCTGCTGGTCCAGTATGGGGAGGAGTCCTGCCGTGCCTCGGGCTATCAGGAAATGACCCTCTCCAGCCTTTCTACCAGTGACTACCGCTATTTGGAGCAGCTGTGCGACGGCCTGGTGAGTTTCTGCGAGCCCAACGGGGTCAACCTATCCCTGCCCTCCCTTCGGGCGGATAACTTTTCTATGGGCCTCATGCACCGCCTCCAGCGGGGGAAGAAGAGCGGCCTTACCTTTGCCCCCGAGGCAGGCACCCAGCGTCTGCGGGACGCCATCAATAAAAACGTCACCGAGGAGGATATCTTAAACTCCTGTGCCGTGGCCTTCTCCGGCGGGTGGAGCGCTGTCAAGCTCTACTTCATGCTGGGTTTACCTACTGAGACCGACGAGGACGTACTGGGCATCGCGGACCTGGTCGAAAAGGTCTATAAGACCTGGCGGGAGAGCACCACCGAGCCCAAACGCGGCGTGCGTATCACGGTGTCCACCGCCTTCTTCGTTCCCAAGCCCCACACTGCCTTCCAGTGGGAGGGACAGATCACGATGGAGGAGTACCAGCGACGGGTAAAACTCCTGCGGGAGCACATGACGGGCCGCTCCATCGTCTACAATTGGCACGACCCAGACACCAGTTACCTGGAGGCCGTCTTTGCCCGAGGAGACCGGCGGCTCTCCGACGTGATCGAGGCGGCTTGGCGCAAGGGGGCCAAGTTCGACTCCTGGAGCGAGTATTTCGATTTTAGACGCTGGATGGACACCTTTAAGGAGTGCGGCATAGACCCCGACTTCTATGCCGCCCGCTTGCGGGGCAGGGAAGAGGTGCTGCCTTGGAGCACCGTCACAACCGGCGTGCGGACCGACTTCCTCTGGCGGGAGCGGGAGGAGTGCTACAAGGCGGTTGTTACTCCCGACTGCCGCAAACAGTGCACTGCCTGCGGTGCCGACAAGCTGCTCTGCCCGGGAGGGAAATGCGATGCGGAATGA
- a CDS encoding exported hypothetical protein (Evidence 5 : No homology to any previously reported sequences), with protein MRSKLRSMTKLLSFRVPLFYPLSSCLASQIYALLSDKLKITLDFLPLTYLSYKI; from the coding sequence ATGCGCTCTAAGCTCCGGTCCATGACAAAACTCCTATCTTTTCGCGTCCCTCTATTCTACCCGCTATCGTCCTGCTTGGCAAGCCAAATTTACGCCCTTTTGAGCGACAAGCTAAAGATAACACTTGACTTTCTCCCATTAACTTATTTATCATATAAGATATGA
- the yjgF gene encoding ketoacid-binding protein (Evidence 2a : Function of homologous gene experimentally demonstrated in an other organism; PubMedId : 10493123, 10595546, 12515541, 9298646; Product type pe : putative enzyme) has translation MSKTVISAENAPKAIGPYSQAISANGVLATSGQLPINPATGKIVEGDIKAQTEQCFKNIKAILAAAGLTVDNIIKTTVFLADIADFAAMNEVYAQNITSDFPARSAFQVAALPMGAKVEIETLCAV, from the coding sequence ATGAGCAAGACTGTTATCTCCGCCGAGAACGCCCCCAAGGCCATCGGCCCCTATTCCCAGGCTATTTCCGCCAACGGGGTGCTGGCCACCTCCGGCCAGCTCCCCATTAACCCCGCCACCGGCAAAATCGTGGAGGGCGACATCAAGGCCCAGACCGAGCAGTGCTTCAAGAACATCAAGGCTATCCTGGCCGCCGCCGGCCTGACCGTGGACAACATCATCAAGACTACTGTATTTCTGGCTGACATCGCCGATTTCGCCGCTATGAATGAGGTGTACGCTCAGAACATCACCTCCGATTTCCCCGCCCGTAGCGCCTTCCAGGTCGCCGCCCTCCCCATGGGCGCGAAGGTGGAGATCGAGACCCTCTGCGCGGTGTAA
- a CDS encoding conserved hypothetical protein (Evidence 4 : Homologs of previously reported genes of unknown function), with amino-acid sequence MRYKEDFCRSSLTWNIYSGADFTPIVIAPPALLPERVTEVFRQFLATNFLARVKKIACEIALKKPSLIGLQEAELWQLVIPNFQVVTYDFIQLLLFELEEMGIEYKVATENQNFTAELPDSNGNLVRFLDRDTILVHKKYEHSIVNKQEANYKANLTVQIAGQPFVILRGWSSVDAELDDNIFRMINTHLEPAAPDIQVEQALELLAGPANTKMPVIIAGDINSNADGSETPTYGIFINAGFQDVWKEVGIGPGFTCCQAPDLLNAASGLNRRIDFILFKNGWKPIRAHLVGDGQDDRTFTGLWPSDHAGVSAWLVLNYGCCHDSPKE; translated from the coding sequence ATGAGATATAAAGAAGACTTTTGTCGTTCTTCTCTCACTTGGAATATTTATAGTGGTGCGGATTTTACACCAATAGTAATCGCTCCGCCAGCGCTACTCCCCGAAAGGGTAACCGAAGTGTTTCGCCAATTTCTGGCGACCAATTTTCTTGCTCGAGTGAAGAAAATCGCTTGTGAAATCGCTTTGAAGAAACCCAGCCTTATCGGACTGCAAGAAGCGGAGTTGTGGCAACTAGTAATCCCGAATTTTCAAGTAGTTACCTATGACTTCATACAATTATTGCTTTTTGAGCTGGAGGAAATGGGGATAGAATACAAAGTCGCTACTGAAAATCAGAATTTTACTGCGGAACTTCCAGACAGCAATGGAAATTTGGTTCGCTTTTTGGATCGGGACACAATATTGGTCCACAAAAAATATGAGCATAGTATAGTTAATAAGCAAGAGGCCAATTATAAAGCCAATCTAACTGTACAGATCGCAGGACAACCATTTGTTATACTCCGAGGCTGGTCTTCCGTTGACGCTGAGTTGGACGACAATATTTTCAGGATGATAAACACTCATCTGGAGCCCGCCGCTCCTGACATTCAGGTTGAACAGGCGTTGGAATTATTGGCGGGACCTGCCAATACAAAGATGCCCGTTATTATTGCGGGTGATATAAATTCAAACGCCGATGGCAGCGAAACACCAACGTACGGGATATTTATCAACGCAGGTTTTCAAGATGTATGGAAAGAGGTCGGTATAGGGCCTGGATTTACCTGTTGTCAGGCTCCTGATCTTCTAAACGCAGCGTCCGGGTTAAACAGAAGGATAGACTTTATTTTGTTCAAAAATGGCTGGAAACCAATTAGGGCGCATTTGGTAGGAGATGGGCAAGATGATCGAACATTTACTGGTCTCTGGCCTTCTGATCATGCGGGTGTATCTGCCTGGTTGGTTTTAAATTATGGATGTTGTCATGACTCCCCAAAGGAATAG
- a CDS encoding conserved hypothetical protein (Evidence 4 : Homologs of previously reported genes of unknown function): MMQAYVTKSDEAVSLYQKAFGAALVSSYPNADGTFFHAELDIQGEILAVAERNSDYAIAGKTITGNVMQFCLQYGEGNEDLLEKAYEVLKTDAIILMPLAPCEYSPLMADFIDKYGIRWCLFV; the protein is encoded by the coding sequence ATGATGCAAGCGTATGTCACAAAAAGCGACGAAGCCGTGTCTCTTTACCAAAAGGCTTTCGGTGCTGCTCTCGTCAGCAGTTATCCAAATGCTGATGGGACATTTTTTCATGCAGAACTTGACATTCAAGGAGAAATCTTAGCCGTTGCAGAACGAAATTCAGATTATGCCATAGCAGGTAAAACGATTACCGGTAACGTAATGCAGTTTTGTTTGCAATATGGAGAAGGAAATGAAGATTTGCTAGAGAAAGCATATGAAGTTTTAAAAACAGATGCTATAATTCTCATGCCACTTGCACCATGCGAATATAGTCCCCTGATGGCAGATTTCATTGATAAATATGGCATCAGATGGTGCTTGTTTGTATAA
- a CDS encoding conserved hypothetical protein (Evidence 4 : Homologs of previously reported genes of unknown function), with translation MPEKVMPGPVQEGASAREAVRIHTRKIFDSCKDKDCIEDLRFYPTQSSKHVIDRALCLKAGKAELISVYIDVEPISFNRGFYTVDVRYFYRVTADAFVGAARPVEVTGLCVFDKRVILFGSEGGAKSFSSSSCADGVEGQAIMCENLPVAVVEAVDPIVLGMKLVDVCECRTCDCDLADIPPCICAYFDSDLFFGGDGKRAYVTLGQFSIIRLERDTQLLIPAYDYYVPDKECTGSDSDDDPCEIFRQVKFPVDEFFPPNSAAAASDNYREIKNR, from the coding sequence ATGCCTGAAAAGGTCATGCCCGGCCCAGTGCAGGAAGGTGCCAGCGCCCGCGAGGCCGTGCGTATACACACGAGAAAGATCTTTGATTCCTGCAAAGACAAGGATTGCATTGAGGACCTGCGTTTTTACCCCACCCAGAGCTCCAAGCACGTCATAGACCGGGCCCTCTGCCTCAAGGCCGGTAAGGCGGAGCTCATCAGCGTGTACATCGACGTGGAGCCCATCAGCTTCAATCGCGGCTTCTATACGGTAGACGTCCGCTATTTCTACCGCGTGACCGCGGACGCCTTTGTCGGCGCGGCTCGCCCCGTGGAGGTCACCGGGCTGTGCGTGTTCGATAAGCGCGTCATCCTCTTCGGAAGCGAAGGGGGAGCCAAGAGCTTTTCCTCCAGCTCCTGCGCCGACGGCGTGGAGGGCCAGGCCATTATGTGCGAGAATCTGCCCGTCGCCGTGGTAGAGGCCGTGGACCCCATTGTATTGGGCATGAAACTGGTGGACGTCTGCGAGTGCCGCACCTGCGACTGCGACCTGGCTGACATCCCGCCCTGCATCTGCGCCTATTTCGACAGTGATCTCTTCTTCGGCGGAGACGGCAAGCGGGCCTACGTCACCCTGGGTCAGTTCTCTATCATCCGCCTGGAGCGGGATACCCAGCTCCTCATCCCCGCCTACGACTACTATGTGCCCGACAAGGAGTGCACCGGCAGCGACTCGGACGATGACCCCTGCGAAATCTTCCGCCAGGTCAAATTCCCGGTCGACGAGTTCTTCCCGCCCAATAGCGCCGCTGCCGCCAGCGATAACTATCGCGAGATTAAGAATCGGTAG
- a CDS encoding putative Cell division protein sepF (Evidence 3 : Function proposed based on presence of conserved amino acid motif, structural feature or limited homology), which produces MELLDKLKRLIWGEVDGGEDRAAPECGADVALFEPSSGKVMLVKPDLFANVGQVTDYLCKGYLVLLDLSAVTSEGARRIVDFLSGAAYSRDGLLLQVSSKAYLLAPATVDVSDGVRPAAEDDWSYDAVFNF; this is translated from the coding sequence GTGGAGCTACTGGACAAGCTGAAGAGACTGATTTGGGGCGAGGTCGACGGCGGCGAGGATCGCGCCGCCCCGGAATGTGGCGCGGACGTCGCCCTCTTTGAGCCCAGCTCGGGTAAGGTCATGCTGGTGAAACCCGACCTCTTTGCCAACGTGGGCCAGGTCACCGACTACCTATGCAAGGGGTATCTGGTGCTGCTGGACCTCTCCGCAGTGACGTCTGAGGGTGCGCGGCGCATCGTGGACTTTTTGAGCGGCGCAGCTTACAGCCGGGATGGACTTCTACTGCAGGTCTCCTCCAAGGCCTACCTTCTGGCCCCTGCTACTGTGGACGTAAGCGACGGGGTCCGCCCCGCCGCGGAGGACGACTGGTCCTACGACGCTGTGTTCAACTTTTAA
- a CDS encoding conserved exported hypothetical protein (Evidence 4 : Homologs of previously reported genes of unknown function): MKRFRLLPLCLTLFLLLASCGGEQEESLPAPTITPTPSVSVPPSSSVTPDPSPEATGPLNPLTGLPTETEEEVNARPVAIMLNNLKEALPQQGQSQADIIYECLEEGGITRMLGVYQSIKGVGMVGSIRSARSYYLQLALGHDAIFIHAGGSDVVGVEDAYGKIKEWGVTSLDGVRGPYMSTTVEGGLMWRDPTRRQTMSREHTVVTTGEMMEKLLPTLNIRHEHEEGWNYEMAFADDGTPAGGVDAGAIKAVYSTYKTGVFTYIPEQKLYQVEEYGKPYIDGNTGEQVEVTNVVVLKARRGYTGDSYAHVTIDLASGGTGYFACGGKLIDLLWTKDYPSGQFRYTNLDGNPIVFGRGKTYVNIIPTDQEVEILP; the protein is encoded by the coding sequence ATGAAGAGATTTCGGCTGCTACCCCTGTGTCTTACGCTGTTTCTGCTCCTCGCGTCTTGCGGCGGCGAACAGGAGGAGTCGCTCCCCGCGCCAACCATAACGCCTACCCCCAGCGTGAGTGTTCCGCCGAGCTCCTCTGTCACTCCGGATCCCAGCCCTGAGGCCACTGGCCCCCTGAACCCCTTGACTGGCCTGCCCACGGAGACCGAGGAGGAAGTCAACGCCCGCCCGGTGGCCATCATGCTCAATAACCTGAAGGAGGCCCTGCCTCAGCAGGGGCAGAGCCAGGCTGACATTATCTATGAGTGCCTGGAGGAGGGGGGGATCACCCGGATGCTGGGGGTGTACCAGTCCATCAAGGGCGTAGGTATGGTGGGCTCCATCCGATCGGCCAGGAGCTACTACCTACAGCTTGCCCTTGGGCACGATGCCATCTTCATTCACGCCGGCGGCAGCGACGTGGTGGGAGTAGAGGACGCCTATGGGAAAATTAAGGAGTGGGGCGTCACCTCCCTGGACGGGGTGCGTGGCCCCTATATGAGCACCACCGTGGAGGGAGGTCTCATGTGGCGAGACCCCACCAGGCGGCAGACCATGAGCCGGGAGCACACGGTGGTCACCACCGGAGAGATGATGGAAAAGCTGCTGCCCACGCTTAACATCCGCCATGAACACGAGGAGGGCTGGAACTACGAGATGGCTTTCGCCGACGACGGCACTCCCGCTGGCGGCGTAGACGCGGGGGCGATCAAGGCGGTGTACTCCACCTATAAGACCGGCGTTTTTACCTATATTCCGGAGCAGAAGCTCTACCAGGTGGAGGAGTACGGCAAGCCTTATATTGATGGAAACACCGGGGAGCAGGTGGAGGTCACCAACGTGGTGGTGCTGAAGGCCCGCCGGGGCTACACTGGGGACTCCTACGCCCACGTCACCATCGACCTCGCCAGCGGCGGTACCGGGTACTTCGCCTGTGGCGGCAAGCTCATCGACCTCCTCTGGACGAAGGACTACCCCAGCGGGCAGTTCCGCTACACCAACCTGGATGGAAACCCCATCGTCTTCGGCCGTGGCAAGACCTATGTGAATATCATCCCCACCGACCAGGAGGTAGAAATTCTACCGTAA